CTTTTCAGCTAAACTGCTGGTAGCGATCTGCCTGCAATGTTTACGATTCCGTTGCATATGCTTTGTAACAGTGCGTCAATGGGATCCATGGAGGTCCCTTCACAGGGACCTGAAGTGATTAAAGTCCCCACCTCCCACTATGAGTTTGGCGCCAACTATATTGATCCCAAGGTTTTATTTCTGTCAGGCTAAATTCATGTGTTTTTTTTAATGTTTTCATCATCTAAATGTGTTTTCCTCTTATTAGTTGATGCTCATCGGTAGGATCTCGCCCGACGGAAGGCTGAATGGACGTGTCAAGTACGATGTCACAGAAAATCTTTGCGCACAAATAAATGCTCAGGTGATTGCTTTGGGCACAAGTATGAGCTTGCTCCACTGAATGTTGTTGAGTCTCTAAGTTAACTTGTTTTTGTTTCCGCAGTTGACAAACGAGCCTGGTTATTCCCAAGGCATGTTTAATTTGGATTACAAGGTCAGTCTCTTTTTGAGCATTTAGTTCCTGATTTTGCAAGTCGTTTATTTTTTTTATCATCTTATTTTATGGGCAGCATCATGCCAATGGTAAGATACTTCCACTGTCCAACAGGGAACTATGATACCATGTCCCGCATTGTGCTGTTAATAAATATACATCAATGCTACTGATCTTAGATTGCTGTTTGGACTCAGTATACCTCTCTCAAATCAATGTCCTGTTCAGTTAAACTTGGAATCTAGCACATAAGTTTTAGTTATTTTTGCCTGTCTGCTCCTGAGATTTGTTCACATCTTATGAGTTATCTCTTTCCTCAATTTTTTCTGTTGAATTTCGTCTATCAAAGATGCCTTTTGTGGTACATGCTAATGATAGCACAAGTTACACGTGAATTCCTGACCGTGTGATGTTTCTAATGTTGGCATTGATGCATTTGTTGTTTCTAATATTGTGTAGTCTTCTTATTGGTGTCGGAAAACCTATAGATACCCAACTAAGATATGTAGCTGTTAGGTTCTTAATGTTTAATAGTATCATATTTGAAGAAAACATATGGTATTTTACCTCCTTCATCTGATGTAATCTTAGTTTATCTGTCTGACGATCTGCATGATTTCATAACTTATTTTTGCTCCTCTGTCATTTATTCCAGGGCAAAGATTTTAGAACCCAATGTCAAGTCGGGAATAATGGCTTCTATGGAGGGAACTACATCCAGGTATAGATGATGCACCAATTTATGTCAATTGTTGGCACATAAAACTAAAGCACTAGTATCATGAATACAGACTTTGTATCCACCTTTTGCGAGTACATTTGGAAAATATGGTTATTTTTAAACAAAATGTTAATGGCAGTATGAATTCTGTAATTTTTAGCATTGATGCATGCTGCTAAAATCCATTGTGATTTAAGCAACTATTGAGAGAAACTATTGACCATTTATGCATGGAGGTAAAGTCAAATTCCCATTGTTATAGCGGAATGGCCATGCTGATAAATATGAAGTACTGTGTTTGCAACTAAAATACTCAGGGTAAAGACGGTATGGTGTGTGGTAGGCTGGCAGGGTGTAGATGCAGTAGACGGGTGTGCTCTCAGTGTGCATCAGTAGACCACTCTTTGTGCATAGGAAGTACTACTTCAGACAATTTTAGTCTAAAAGTGAAGATCTTCATTTTTCTTAGTCTGCTCAAAGTTGAACTGTCCAAAGAAGCTTGGCATTCATATTAAGCAGAACCAAGCATGTTTCCAAGCCAAACGCAGCCGATATAATAACCATAGATCTATCATTCCAATATTAGTTGGGCATTCATATTTCCCTAATAGTTTATTGCATATACTGGATGCTAGAAAAATGAATCATATAGAGAAGACAGCATACTGTCGTCAATTGAACCTATAACTTACAATAAAAAAAATCTCAGACAGTATATTCTGCTAATATTTTTCTGTCCCATCATTTCGATACTTAAGACTATTGCAACATATTTTACCTGTGCATTTCAGAGTGTAACGAAGAACCTCTCCCTGGGAACTGAAGGTTTTTGGCTTCAACAACAAAGGAAATCAGGAGTTGGCTTTCTTGCTAGATATGACACGAAGAACATGGTAAAGTTTTTTGTATTCGTTAAACTGTTCATAACCATGATCCATATAAAATAGTTAGGCATTTGGAATTTGTGATGCATTAATATTCCAATAACATTTATGGCCGAAAAACTGCATTTGAGGAATTGTCGCTTGATCAGCTTTTGCCTACTGATCCTTTTGATCATGCTGAGATATGCCATTTTACACACTGTTACAAAGCAACATTTAGTTCAGGTTGCTAATATTGGAATAATACATGCTGATTTATGGGGTTCTAATCGTGAATTGTCTGGAAACTAAGAAAACAAAAACTTGTCCAGTATGGGAAAGCACAAAGTATCCACCTTGAGTTAATATTGAAAATTAAGTGCAGGAAACTGGGCCTAAAACACTCAGGTTTGCTGTGTCTAATGGTGCAATTTTATAAGCATTTATTTGCAGATCATTTATTAAGTGTGCCGTCTGATTCCCTCTTGGAAAAGTTTAATAATGGTGCAAATTTCTAAGCATTTATTTTACTCGGCAGTCTCCAGAGAGTTACTGCGCTTTCCAGAGTTTGTTTCTCATGGTTGAAGCAATGTGAATGCTTAAGTATTTCACTTGCTTTGCATCATGTGACAAGTACGCCATAGTTGCGATTCTGTGTTTTGTGTAGGGCTCGTGCACATGGTAAAGTCAAGTTGTTCGTTTAGGTGATTAGCAAAAATTTTGAGCTCTTTTTAAGTCTCTGTGAAAGTGTTCTTTCTCACTCAATAAGTTGTCACAAGATGTACTCTAGAACTGATGCTGATATCACTTTATTATTATCAAAGTGATGGTGGATGATTGAATAGACAACAAATTAAAAACTCATACTATATTATATTTCTTATTATCTGATAGAGCCATGCCACTAATATCTTCAGGTTGCAACTGGACAAATTGCAAGCACTGGACTGGTTTCACTGAGTTACGTTCAGAAAGTGTCTAATAAGGTTATATTTCTGTCGTAGCATTTTGAAACTTTTCTCTGTTATTATCTTGTTCAAATTCGTAAACTTCTTTATGCAGGTTTCCCTTGCTACGGATTTCATGTACAATCATATGTCAAAGGATGTAACAGCAAGTGTGGGTTATGATTATATCATGAGACAGGTATGCTATGTGCATGATAGTTTGTTTGACATCTTTTTCCCATGCATTGGATTTCATGTACAATGATATGACAGTTGTTGTAACCATGCATTGGATTCAGTTTTTTTTTAAATACATTGGATTCAATTATGACAGCATATGTAACCGCAAGTTTCTTTATGTTTATTTCCGGAGACAGGCATACCATGAGAGTTTTTTCATGTTTGATGGCATTGATCACCTTGGCAAGATATTTATAGAACATAAAAGTAGCTGCAAATCTGTGGCATATTCGACTATTTCTGTGAAACTTCCCATAGCAAAAGAATTGCGCACAAAATTTTCTTTTAAAATACTGTTTCTGTTGAAGTGCATTTGAGTCTATGGTTAATTCATGTCTGAGTTGCATGTGAAAAGCTTAACGACACTGGCTCAACATTGCAGAGTCGTTTGAGGGGAAAGGTAGATACCAATGGCGCAGTTTCTGCTCTTTTGGAGGAGAAAATCAACCCATACGCTACCTTGGTTCTTTCTGCAGAGGTCAGTTTACCTCTTCCCTTATTCCATGCAAGGACCTGCGTTATTGTACTGCCTTTCCTTTTAGCATGTTGAATCAAGCATCAAGTCTGAATTAATGAAGTAAAAGTTGCCAAAACAGGGACAAACATATTAGTTGTTTTCAATGGTTTTTCCCTGATAGATGAGTCGTCCAGATTTGAGTTGAAATGCTGATTTTGATGTACAATCTTGTGCAGATTGATCACTGGAAGAAGGATAACAAGTTTGGGTTTGGCATAAGGGTTGGAGAGTAAGATAATGAGATGAACTGTTGAGAGGCATGTACTATTATAGCGGCATTTGTCGACAAGGATTGTGATGATTTGTGTTTTGCCGTCATTTTGTTTTCTCACTCCACTGGGTTGATTACTTTGGAAATGCCCTCGCCGTTATTAGATTAAGTTAGGCTCCAGTTAGGCTCAAGACCATC
The Triticum dicoccoides isolate Atlit2015 ecotype Zavitan chromosome 3A, WEW_v2.0, whole genome shotgun sequence genome window above contains:
- the LOC119271513 gene encoding mitochondrial import receptor subunit TOM40-1-like: MGSTFSHEDAPPPPPSPAPADASPLPYAPVPPPPLPHQEEDKAAEDDKVDYLNLRCPIPYEDAQREASMTLKPDVFEGFRFDFVKPVSQVLFLSHSASMGSMEVPSQGPEVIKVPTSHYEFGANYIDPKLMLIGRISPDGRLNGRVKYDVTENLCAQINAQLTNEPGYSQGMFNLDYKGKDFRTQCQVGNNGFYGGNYIQSVTKNLSLGTEGFWLQQQRKSGVGFLARYDTKNMVATGQIASTGLVSLSYVQKVSNKVSLATDFMYNHMSKDVTASVGYDYIMRQSRLRGKVDTNGAVSALLEEKINPYATLVLSAEIDHWKKDNKFGFGIRVGE